In Crinalium epipsammum PCC 9333, the following are encoded in one genomic region:
- a CDS encoding DUF2811 domain-containing protein translates to MSASISILAEIPEELHESLKGYLDTHPNWDQDRVFAAALSLFLLQNGNGKTTEVSQNYRACARVYLETLFQHPA, encoded by the coding sequence ATGAGCGCAAGCATCAGTATCCTGGCAGAAATTCCTGAAGAACTACATGAATCTCTCAAAGGTTACTTAGACACTCATCCCAACTGGGATCAAGACCGAGTATTTGCCGCAGCATTATCACTGTTTTTGCTCCAAAATGGAAATGGCAAAACAACAGAAGTTTCTCAAAACTATCGTGCCTGCGCCCGTGTATATTTAGAAACGTTGTTCCAACATCCTGCATAA
- a CDS encoding UDP-N-acetylmuramoyl-tripeptide--D-alanyl-D-alanine ligase: MLGKITLAQLREIVSAAGSQLSDEDLVKEIVGINTDTRSLKAGEVFVALQGENFDGHNFVDLAIEKGAIAVITHRRITDGKITENIPQLVVENTLKAYQAIAHWWRNQFSIPVIAVTGSVGKTTTKELIAAILSTKGKVLKTQANYNNEIGVPKTLLELSSEHNYAVIEMAMRGPGEIAELAQIANPTLGVITNVGTAHIGRLGSEEAIAKAKCELLAEMSESAIAVLNQDNQLLIETAKIWQGKTLTYGLEGGDIHGELIDSKTIQVEGMHLPLPLPGRHNALNYLAALAIAKILQIDWTPFTQGLEVNLPSGRAKRYDLSDDVVILDETYNAGLESMLAALHLLAETPGKRHIAVLGTMKELGEKSPQFHVKVGETARQLNLDTLLVLVNDPEAEGIAQGAEGIPTERFSTHADIVERLQEIVQAGDRILFKASHSVGLDQVVNQFR, from the coding sequence ATGCTTGGTAAAATAACTCTCGCTCAACTCCGTGAAATAGTTTCTGCCGCAGGTAGTCAGCTATCAGATGAAGATTTAGTTAAAGAGATTGTAGGGATTAATACTGATACTCGTAGCCTAAAGGCAGGTGAGGTATTTGTAGCTCTGCAAGGTGAAAATTTTGATGGGCATAATTTTGTTGATTTAGCAATAGAGAAAGGCGCGATCGCAGTAATTACTCACCGTAGAATTACTGACGGTAAAATTACTGAGAATATTCCCCAATTAGTTGTAGAAAATACCCTGAAAGCTTATCAAGCGATCGCGCATTGGTGGCGTAATCAATTTTCCATCCCAGTAATTGCGGTAACTGGTTCAGTAGGTAAAACAACGACCAAAGAATTGATCGCAGCCATTTTGTCAACCAAAGGAAAAGTACTGAAAACTCAGGCAAACTATAACAATGAAATTGGTGTTCCTAAAACATTACTAGAACTAAGCTCGGAACATAACTACGCAGTGATTGAAATGGCAATGCGTGGTCCTGGTGAAATTGCGGAGTTAGCCCAAATTGCTAATCCTACTTTAGGTGTTATTACTAATGTGGGAACTGCCCATATTGGACGTTTGGGATCTGAAGAAGCGATCGCCAAAGCTAAATGTGAATTATTAGCAGAAATGTCAGAAAGTGCGATCGCAGTTCTCAACCAGGACAACCAACTATTAATAGAAACCGCTAAAATTTGGCAAGGAAAAACCCTGACCTACGGACTAGAAGGGGGAGATATACACGGGGAATTAATTGATTCCAAAACGATTCAGGTTGAAGGAATGCACCTACCTCTACCATTACCTGGTCGTCACAACGCCCTCAATTACTTAGCTGCATTAGCAATTGCGAAAATTCTCCAGATTGACTGGACACCTTTTACTCAAGGTTTAGAAGTTAACTTGCCATCTGGACGCGCCAAACGCTACGACTTGTCTGATGATGTAGTGATTTTAGATGAAACTTACAATGCTGGCTTAGAATCAATGCTGGCAGCACTACATCTATTAGCTGAAACACCAGGCAAACGTCATATTGCTGTTTTAGGCACTATGAAAGAATTAGGCGAAAAATCTCCACAATTTCACGTAAAAGTAGGAGAAACTGCAAGGCAACTAAATCTGGATACTCTGCTGGTGTTAGTAAATGATCCAGAAGCAGAAGGTATTGCTCAAGGTGCTGAAGGTATTCCCACTGAACGCTTTTCTACTCATGCCGATATTGTAGAACGTTTGCAGGAAATAGTGCAAGCAGGCGATCGCATACTCTTCAAAGCTTCTCATTCTGTAGGACTAGACCAAGTTGTAAATCAATTTCGATGA
- a CDS encoding RNA-guided endonuclease InsQ/TnpB family protein — protein sequence MLSTRRTTFRLYPNQAQTAKLFEWRRLHGWLYNQALSDRQISYKRDKKSVSYYDQQRAVKVIRQVLPEFKELGSHALQATVKRVDFAYNRFFQGLGGYPRFKSLRHYSGWTYPCNSGWKAHTTGVNGYLDISNLGHIQMRGKARTWGNPTTLTIVYRNGKWYASITVACDVQRETGNGLIGLDFGCNVAVMGAVHLGDGEYEELPIDNPRHLKQVQTKIKLANRQKRRKRAPNYKKHIKASKEWKKAQRKVSKLVRKVANQRQDFIHKVAAQIVSSNSMVATEKLNLKNMTKKAKKGSKRKAQKTGLNRSILDVGMGMLRSAIEYKVNEAGGIFVEVPTKKVKPSQRCPKCDHVKPKTLSERIHKCENCSYTCDRDFASGQVCAEYLRTGLGTSLDNHGCSTSISNPKAVKSCGGMKQVGQKKCQKLLPNQRFGRSSSSKLIYNLV from the coding sequence ATGTTATCAACACGACGCACAACTTTCCGCTTATATCCAAATCAAGCTCAAACGGCAAAATTGTTTGAGTGGCGACGGTTACATGGCTGGCTATACAATCAAGCATTAAGTGACCGTCAGATTTCGTATAAACGGGATAAAAAAAGTGTTAGCTATTACGACCAACAACGCGCCGTTAAGGTTATACGCCAAGTATTACCAGAGTTTAAAGAACTCGGTTCCCACGCATTACAAGCAACTGTTAAACGGGTTGATTTTGCCTACAATCGGTTTTTTCAGGGATTAGGAGGTTATCCACGTTTTAAGTCATTAAGGCATTATTCGGGCTGGACTTATCCTTGTAATTCTGGATGGAAGGCACACACAACAGGTGTTAATGGTTATCTCGATATTTCCAATTTGGGACATATCCAAATGAGGGGTAAAGCGAGAACTTGGGGTAATCCTACCACCTTAACTATTGTTTACCGCAATGGTAAATGGTACGCCTCGATTACAGTTGCTTGTGATGTACAAAGGGAAACAGGTAATGGGTTAATTGGTTTGGATTTTGGTTGCAACGTTGCAGTAATGGGGGCGGTTCATTTAGGTGACGGCGAATATGAAGAATTGCCTATTGACAATCCCAGACACCTAAAACAAGTCCAAACCAAAATAAAACTTGCTAACCGTCAGAAACGCAGGAAACGTGCGCCTAACTACAAGAAGCATATTAAAGCATCAAAAGAATGGAAAAAGGCACAGAGAAAAGTTAGCAAATTAGTCCGTAAAGTTGCTAATCAGCGACAAGATTTTATTCATAAAGTAGCAGCACAAATTGTAAGCAGTAATAGCATGGTTGCTACTGAGAAGTTAAATCTTAAAAACATGACCAAGAAAGCTAAGAAAGGTAGTAAACGAAAAGCCCAAAAAACAGGGTTAAATCGTTCTATCTTAGATGTGGGAATGGGAATGTTGCGGTCAGCGATTGAGTATAAAGTTAACGAAGCAGGTGGGATTTTTGTAGAAGTCCCTACCAAAAAAGTTAAGCCGTCTCAACGTTGTCCAAAATGCGATCATGTTAAGCCTAAAACATTGTCGGAACGAATTCATAAATGCGAAAACTGTAGCTATACCTGTGATAGGGATTTTGCATCAGGTCAGGTATGTGCAGAATATTTACGCACGGGGTTGGGAACCAGCCTCGACAACCATGGATGTTCGACCTCTATTTCTAACCCTAAAGCCGTAAAAAGCTGCGGAGGCATGAAACAAGTTGGACAGAAGAAGTGCCAGAAACTTCTTCCAAATCAAAGATTTGGAAGAAGTAGTTCATCGAAATTGATTTACAACTTGGTCTAG
- a CDS encoding HD family phosphohydrolase, with protein MILSQPQHTNTDNQDNLQELDHKVDLIEKLLAIGTALSGSNNLGDLLCLILSKSREITFSDAGSVYLIDNNDAIPKLLFKVAQNDSQPSNDFQEFAIPITPQSLAGYVALTGESLNLPDAYQLPDGVSYQIDRRFDLDFNYRTCSVLVLPMQNQDGEIIGVLQLLNRKVRPDILITPENAVEVTQPYSQWEERIVRSLASQAAISIERNQLQQSIENLFDGFVKASVQIIEARDPSTAGHSERVADITVRLSEEASAVTTGSLRSIYFSDRQLQEIRYAAILHDFGKVGVPENILIKEKKLYPEQLEIIRHRFALAQRTLEMECAQNKFKHLLEHPQHQHQDFARTNGCNQCHQLQEFDTKLAQIINTLNRYWQIILEINEPEVFQTKKFQALSEEVLVELTELSQYSYPDIDGELKPLIKPSEMSQLMIPRGNLTPSERLAIEAHVTHTYEFLKRIPWTKHLKNLPLIAAGHHEKLDGTGYPQGLKQQDIPIQTQILTIADIYDALTASDRPYKRRLSVETALNILRQEASKNKINSDLVELFEQRQVFSILGQTLTSE; from the coding sequence ATGATTCTTTCTCAACCCCAGCATACCAATACAGATAATCAAGATAACTTACAAGAACTTGATCACAAAGTCGATTTGATTGAAAAGCTTTTAGCAATTGGAACAGCACTTTCAGGTAGTAATAACTTAGGAGACTTATTATGCTTAATCCTCTCTAAAAGCAGAGAGATTACTTTTAGTGACGCTGGCAGCGTTTATTTGATAGACAATAATGATGCCATTCCTAAGTTGCTATTTAAGGTAGCACAGAATGATTCTCAGCCCAGCAATGATTTTCAGGAATTTGCTATACCTATAACTCCTCAAAGTCTTGCCGGATATGTAGCCTTGACAGGAGAAAGCTTAAATTTACCAGATGCTTATCAGTTACCAGATGGTGTTTCCTATCAAATTGATCGCCGTTTTGATTTAGATTTTAACTACCGTACTTGTTCAGTATTGGTATTACCAATGCAAAACCAAGATGGGGAAATAATTGGTGTGTTGCAATTATTAAATCGTAAAGTTAGACCTGATATATTAATTACACCAGAGAATGCAGTAGAAGTTACTCAACCTTATTCACAATGGGAAGAGCGAATTGTGCGATCGCTTGCTTCTCAAGCAGCAATTTCTATAGAACGAAACCAACTACAGCAAAGTATTGAAAATCTGTTTGATGGTTTTGTAAAAGCATCTGTCCAAATAATTGAAGCACGAGATCCCTCAACGGCTGGTCATTCTGAGCGAGTCGCAGATATAACTGTACGCCTAAGTGAAGAAGCAAGCGCAGTTACTACTGGGTCATTGCGATCAATTTATTTTAGCGATCGCCAACTACAAGAAATTCGTTACGCCGCCATCTTACACGACTTTGGCAAAGTAGGTGTACCAGAAAATATCTTAATCAAAGAAAAAAAGTTATATCCAGAACAACTAGAGATAATTCGTCATCGCTTTGCCTTAGCTCAACGCACATTAGAAATGGAATGCGCTCAAAATAAATTTAAGCATTTATTAGAGCATCCTCAGCATCAACATCAAGATTTTGCACGAACTAACGGTTGTAACCAATGTCATCAGCTACAAGAATTTGACACAAAATTAGCTCAAATCATTAATACACTTAACCGTTATTGGCAAATAATACTAGAAATTAATGAACCAGAAGTATTCCAGACAAAAAAATTTCAGGCGTTATCTGAAGAAGTTTTGGTTGAACTGACAGAACTATCTCAGTACAGCTACCCTGACATTGATGGCGAACTCAAACCACTGATTAAACCCTCTGAAATGTCTCAATTAATGATTCCTAGAGGTAATCTCACCCCATCAGAGCGTTTAGCCATTGAAGCTCATGTCACTCATACTTACGAATTTCTCAAACGTATCCCTTGGACTAAGCATCTCAAAAATTTGCCTTTAATTGCTGCTGGACACCATGAAAAGTTAGATGGTACTGGATACCCTCAAGGCTTGAAACAGCAAGACATTCCGATTCAAACTCAGATTTTAACAATTGCAGATATCTACGACGCGCTGACAGCGAGCGATCGCCCTTACAAGCGTCGTTTATCCGTAGAAACGGCTTTGAACATCCTCCGACAAGAAGCCAGCAAAAATAAAATTAACAGCGACTTAGTTGAACTATTTGAGCAGCGTCAAGTTTTTAGTATTTTAGGTCAAACTCTCACATCGGAATAA
- a CDS encoding response regulator → MAGQKILVIDDSGVIRRTVKDMLPAGNFEVLEAKDGVEGLNLIRQQHPNLIMLDFILPKMSGWDVFQHIQVQPELQKIPLVVMSGRKEEVTQKIKEPFEYFEFIEKPFDKKVLVDAIKSAMVKAKKPRQQVAPAVATTPAAATTPSSASEPVTSNATSAEIQQLNQKIAKMQGEIDNLKKQLAQVVGLIKQKLK, encoded by the coding sequence GTGGCGGGTCAAAAAATTTTGGTAATAGATGACAGTGGTGTAATTAGAAGAACTGTCAAAGATATGTTACCTGCGGGTAACTTTGAAGTGTTAGAAGCCAAAGACGGTGTAGAAGGACTAAATTTAATCCGTCAGCAGCACCCAAACTTGATTATGTTAGATTTCATCTTGCCTAAAATGAGTGGCTGGGATGTATTTCAGCATATTCAAGTTCAGCCAGAACTCCAGAAGATTCCTTTAGTTGTCATGTCAGGTCGTAAAGAAGAGGTGACACAAAAAATAAAAGAACCATTTGAATATTTTGAATTTATTGAAAAGCCTTTTGATAAAAAGGTACTGGTTGACGCGATTAAATCAGCAATGGTTAAAGCTAAGAAACCACGTCAGCAAGTAGCTCCAGCAGTAGCTACTACTCCAGCAGCAGCTACTACTCCCTCCTCTGCCTCGGAACCCGTAACTTCTAATGCTACATCTGCGGAAATTCAACAATTGAATCAAAAAATTGCCAAAATGCAAGGTGAGATTGATAATTTAAAGAAACAGTTAGCTCAGGTTGTAGGTTTGATTAAGCAAAAGTTGAAATAG
- the pth gene encoding aminoacyl-tRNA hydrolase — translation MTISNNQGKKDNKQEKSLVIPQLIVGLGNPEPKYDQTRHNIGFEAVDALSRSWQISLSENRKFQALFGEGRSPKGEKIRLIKPLTYMNLSGQAIRAAIDWYKLPPESVLVIYDDMDLPVGRLRMRLSGSAGGHNGMKSAIAHLGTDNFPRLRIGIGRASSEKGSVSHVLGKFSADENPLISEVLKIVSDAVEISIKQGVEKAMNLYNNKELTTTNDQ, via the coding sequence ATGACAATTAGCAACAACCAAGGAAAAAAGGATAATAAACAAGAGAAATCTTTAGTAATTCCCCAATTAATTGTAGGTTTGGGAAACCCTGAACCCAAGTATGACCAAACAAGGCATAATATTGGGTTTGAAGCGGTTGATGCTTTATCACGTTCCTGGCAAATTTCTTTAAGTGAAAATCGTAAATTTCAAGCGTTGTTTGGGGAAGGTCGTAGTCCGAAAGGCGAGAAAATCCGCTTAATTAAACCCCTGACTTATATGAACCTTTCTGGGCAAGCAATTCGCGCTGCTATAGATTGGTATAAGTTGCCACCTGAGTCAGTGTTGGTAATATATGATGATATGGATTTGCCTGTAGGACGCTTGCGGATGCGCTTGTCAGGTTCAGCAGGCGGTCATAATGGCATGAAATCTGCGATCGCTCATCTTGGTACTGACAATTTTCCACGCTTGCGAATTGGTATTGGTCGAGCTAGTTCTGAAAAAGGTTCAGTCTCCCACGTTTTAGGCAAATTTTCAGCAGATGAAAATCCGCTCATCTCTGAAGTATTAAAAATTGTATCGGATGCAGTAGAAATCAGCATCAAACAAGGCGTTGAAAAAGCAATGAATCTCTACAACAATAAAGAATTAACAACGACCAATGACCAATGA
- a CDS encoding B12-binding domain-containing radical SAM protein gives MRILLVYPIFPKTFWSYEKILELVDRKVLLPPLGLVTVAAILPQEWEYKLVDRNIRSVTEEEWAWADIVILSAMIVQKQDLLAQIREAKRRGKLVAVGGPFATSVPEQVEGAGVDFLILDEGEITLPMFVEAVNRGETSGTFRTTEKPDVTTTPIPRFDLLELDAYDMMSVQFSRGCPFQCEFCDIIVLYGRKPRTKAPAQLLAELDCLYNLGWRRSIFMVDDNFIGNKRNVKLLLKELKVWMAEHKYPFTFDTEASIDLAQDAEMMELMVESGFTGVFLGIETPDEESLQMTKKFQNTRNSLKDSVETIIKAGLRPMAGFIIGFDGEKAGAGSRIVQFTEQAAIPSTTFGMLQALPNTALWHRLNKEGRLLEVVEGNGNQMTLMNFTPTRPIEDIAKEYIDAFCTLYDPVRYLDRTYRCFLIMGKPSWKGEAQMPNWVVIKALFTILWRQGIKRETRFLFWHHLFSIYKHNPGVFERYISTCAHIEHFQEYRQIVREQIEAQLAAYLEQSVEKPSEAKVEALSI, from the coding sequence ATGCGGATCTTACTGGTATATCCAATATTTCCCAAAACCTTTTGGTCATACGAAAAAATTTTAGAATTAGTCGATCGCAAAGTGCTGTTACCGCCTTTAGGTTTAGTCACAGTAGCAGCAATTTTACCTCAAGAATGGGAATACAAGCTGGTTGATCGTAATATTCGCTCAGTAACAGAAGAAGAATGGGCATGGGCAGATATAGTAATTTTGTCTGCGATGATTGTCCAAAAACAAGATTTACTCGCACAAATCCGAGAAGCCAAACGGCGTGGGAAGCTAGTTGCTGTGGGTGGACCTTTTGCAACTTCTGTACCTGAACAAGTAGAAGGCGCTGGAGTAGATTTTCTAATTCTTGATGAAGGGGAAATTACTCTGCCAATGTTTGTCGAGGCAGTTAATCGGGGAGAAACTTCTGGGACTTTCCGCACTACAGAAAAACCCGATGTCACAACTACACCAATACCCCGCTTTGATTTACTAGAATTAGATGCCTACGATATGATGTCGGTACAATTTTCGCGGGGTTGTCCCTTCCAGTGCGAATTTTGCGACATTATTGTACTTTACGGTCGTAAACCACGTACTAAAGCCCCTGCACAATTGTTAGCAGAGTTAGATTGCCTCTACAACTTAGGTTGGCGGCGTAGTATTTTCATGGTGGATGACAACTTTATTGGCAACAAACGCAATGTCAAATTGTTGCTGAAAGAGTTAAAAGTCTGGATGGCAGAACATAAGTATCCGTTTACGTTTGATACGGAAGCTTCCATTGACTTAGCGCAAGACGCAGAAATGATGGAATTAATGGTTGAATCTGGTTTCACTGGCGTATTTTTGGGAATTGAAACGCCGGATGAAGAAAGTTTACAAATGACGAAGAAGTTCCAAAATACCCGCAATTCGCTGAAAGATTCGGTAGAAACGATTATCAAAGCAGGCTTGCGCCCAATGGCTGGGTTTATTATTGGGTTTGATGGGGAAAAAGCAGGTGCAGGCTCGCGCATTGTCCAATTTACTGAACAAGCCGCAATTCCTTCTACTACCTTCGGGATGTTGCAAGCGTTACCAAATACGGCACTTTGGCATCGCTTGAATAAAGAAGGACGACTGCTGGAAGTTGTAGAAGGCAACGGCAACCAAATGACGTTGATGAACTTCACCCCTACCCGCCCGATAGAAGATATTGCGAAGGAATACATTGACGCATTTTGTACTTTATACGACCCAGTACGGTACTTAGATCGCACTTATCGCTGCTTTTTAATTATGGGTAAACCGAGTTGGAAGGGTGAAGCCCAAATGCCAAACTGGGTAGTTATTAAAGCGTTATTCACTATTCTTTGGCGACAAGGGATAAAACGGGAAACTCGTTTCTTGTTCTGGCATCACTTGTTTAGCATCTACAAGCACAACCCAGGGGTTTTTGAGCGTTATATCTCTACTTGCGCTCACATTGAGCATTTCCAAGAGTATCGCCAAATTGTACGCGAACAAATTGAAGCTCAATTAGCTGCATATTTAGAGCAAAGTGTAGAAAAACCATCTGAGGCGAAAGTTGAGGCACTGTCAATTTAA
- the hemG gene encoding protoporphyrinogen oxidase, with protein MVDTLIIGAGISGLSLAYALHQDGRKVLLCERQERVGGNITTGKAGGFLWEEGPTSFTPTPALLKLAVDVGLREELVLADHRLPRFVYWKGQLLPVPMSPPSAVTSKLLSLSGKFRALVGALGFIPPAIGNHLSQQGGEETVAQFFKRHLGTEVAERLVAPFVSGVYAGDVHQLSARSAFRRIAQLENVGGGLVSGAILSRKQRQQQKPPTDPSLPTVRRGELGSFKEGLQSLPKAIASHLGENIKLNWTLTELRQTANQTYIAEFSTPEGSQQVEARTVVLTTPAYVTAELLHNLAPNASIALKEIPYPSVACVVLAYPDDALKFPLKGFGNLIPRGQGIRTLGTIWSSSLFPGRAPQGWQMLTNFIGGATDPEVGNLDNEQLVQAVHKDLQRVLLKKDVPPKAIAVHLWKRAIPQYTLGHHLRLAQINQDLAQLPGLYLCSNYTDGVSLGDCVQRAYDQLPIINKQLSIINDN; from the coding sequence GTGGTAGATACTCTAATCATTGGTGCCGGAATAAGCGGTCTTAGCCTAGCCTACGCCTTACATCAAGACGGGCGAAAAGTTTTGCTGTGCGAACGTCAAGAACGAGTTGGCGGAAATATTACAACAGGTAAGGCGGGTGGGTTTCTTTGGGAAGAAGGGCCAACCAGCTTTACACCAACACCAGCACTGCTAAAGCTGGCAGTAGATGTGGGGTTGAGAGAGGAGTTGGTGTTAGCAGACCACCGCTTACCTCGTTTTGTCTACTGGAAAGGTCAGCTACTTCCTGTACCGATGAGTCCACCATCGGCTGTCACATCCAAGTTACTAAGCTTGTCAGGCAAGTTTAGGGCTTTAGTAGGTGCTTTAGGGTTTATCCCACCAGCAATAGGCAACCACTTATCTCAGCAAGGAGGCGAGGAAACAGTTGCTCAGTTTTTTAAGCGCCATTTAGGGACAGAAGTGGCAGAAAGATTGGTAGCGCCGTTTGTCTCTGGTGTCTATGCTGGTGATGTGCATCAACTCAGCGCCCGTTCAGCTTTTCGGCGGATCGCTCAACTAGAAAATGTGGGCGGGGGACTGGTATCTGGGGCAATATTGTCACGGAAGCAACGCCAGCAACAGAAACCGCCAACAGATCCCAGTTTGCCTACTGTTCGCCGTGGTGAATTAGGCTCGTTTAAAGAGGGTTTACAATCTCTACCAAAAGCGATCGCATCCCATCTGGGTGAAAATATTAAACTAAATTGGACTTTGACTGAGCTTCGTCAAACAGCCAATCAAACTTATATTGCAGAATTTTCTACCCCAGAAGGTAGTCAGCAGGTAGAAGCGCGTACTGTTGTTCTAACTACCCCAGCTTATGTAACCGCCGAATTGCTGCATAATCTAGCACCAAATGCGAGTATTGCCTTAAAAGAAATTCCTTATCCCTCAGTAGCTTGCGTTGTCTTAGCTTATCCAGACGATGCCTTAAAATTTCCCCTAAAAGGCTTTGGAAACTTAATTCCACGAGGTCAAGGTATTCGGACTCTAGGCACAATTTGGTCTTCTAGCTTATTTCCAGGACGTGCGCCGCAAGGTTGGCAAATGCTAACTAATTTTATTGGTGGGGCTACAGATCCAGAAGTAGGTAATCTAGACAACGAGCAATTAGTTCAAGCAGTCCATAAAGACTTGCAGCGCGTTCTTCTTAAAAAAGATGTACCTCCAAAAGCGATCGCAGTACATTTATGGAAACGGGCAATTCCTCAATATACTTTAGGTCATCATCTGCGTTTAGCCCAAATCAATCAAGATTTGGCACAACTACCTGGTTTATATCTATGTAGTAACTACACTGATGGCGTTTCTTTAGGTGATTGTGTGCAACGCGCCTACGATCAATTACCAATTATCAATAAACAACTATCAATTATCAATGACAATTAG
- the tnpA gene encoding IS200/IS605 family transposase — MPTNLNSYRHYVYRINLHIVVVTKYRRKVITSEILTRMEEIFSRICLGQKSKLIEFGGESDHVHLLIDIYPDVAPSKLVNSLKTVSSRLIRKEFAEHINKFYWKPVFWTGAYCVISAGGAPLEILKSYIQN, encoded by the coding sequence ATGCCAACTAACTTAAACTCATACAGGCATTATGTTTACAGGATAAATTTACATATAGTGGTCGTGACAAAATACAGGCGCAAAGTGATAACATCAGAGATACTTACAAGGATGGAGGAAATATTTTCTAGAATTTGTCTTGGACAAAAATCAAAGTTAATAGAATTCGGTGGAGAGTCAGATCATGTACATCTTTTAATAGACATTTACCCAGATGTAGCACCATCAAAATTAGTTAATAGTTTGAAAACAGTTTCCAGTCGTTTAATTAGAAAGGAATTTGCAGAGCATATTAATAAATTTTATTGGAAACCTGTATTTTGGACAGGTGCATATTGTGTAATTAGTGCAGGTGGAGCGCCATTGGAAATATTAAAATCTTATATCCAGAACTAG
- the ispE gene encoding 4-(cytidine 5'-diphospho)-2-C-methyl-D-erythritol kinase, with protein MRSYSLIAPAKINLYLEILGDRADGYHELVMVLQSIDLADQIDLRSISTDTIRLHCDHPQVPVDKTNLAYRAAELMAELFPQALAQYGGVEITLHKRIPVAAGLAGGSTDAAAVLVGIDLLWNLGLTHSELEELGAKLGSDVPFCLAGATAIATGRGEQLSPLPDLDHIYVVLAKYRSLAVSTPWAYQTYRQQFGSSYVSDTVSLESRSARVHSGPLVNAIARKDRAKIGQLLHNDLEKVVLPAYPQVLQLREAFQSTGAATMMSGSGPTVFALVESQVQAEQIKEQVKTIMNHPDLDLWVARFCNTGIQVASSVK; from the coding sequence ATGCGTTCTTACTCTTTAATTGCGCCAGCCAAAATCAATTTATATTTGGAAATTTTGGGCGATCGCGCTGATGGTTATCACGAACTGGTAATGGTGTTACAAAGCATCGACTTGGCAGATCAAATTGATTTGCGTTCCATTAGTACTGATACTATCCGGCTGCATTGCGATCATCCCCAAGTTCCAGTAGACAAAACTAACCTAGCTTATCGCGCCGCCGAATTGATGGCTGAGTTATTCCCTCAAGCTTTGGCTCAATATGGTGGTGTAGAAATTACCCTCCACAAGCGTATTCCTGTAGCCGCAGGTTTGGCTGGTGGTTCTACAGATGCGGCTGCTGTATTAGTTGGAATAGATTTGCTTTGGAATCTAGGATTAACTCACTCTGAATTAGAAGAATTGGGAGCTAAACTAGGTTCAGATGTACCTTTTTGTCTTGCTGGTGCAACTGCGATCGCCACAGGTAGAGGTGAACAGTTATCTCCCTTGCCAGATTTAGACCATATTTATGTAGTTTTAGCTAAATATCGCAGTTTGGCAGTTTCTACCCCTTGGGCTTACCAAACCTACCGTCAACAGTTTGGCAGTTCTTACGTTTCTGATACTGTTAGTTTAGAATCTCGCTCTGCACGGGTACATTCTGGACCATTGGTAAATGCGATCGCACGTAAGGATAGAGCGAAAATTGGTCAATTACTCCACAATGACTTAGAAAAAGTCGTCTTACCAGCTTATCCTCAAGTTTTGCAATTAAGGGAAGCGTTTCAAAGCACTGGCGCGGCAACTATGATGTCGGGATCTGGTCCAACAGTTTTTGCATTAGTAGAGTCTCAAGTTCAAGCCGAACAAATTAAAGAGCAAGTGAAGACAATAATGAATCATCCTGATTTAGATTTGTGGGTAGCTCGTTTTTGTAATACAGGCATCCAGGTGGCTTCCTCTGTTAAATAA
- a CDS encoding DUF3082 domain-containing protein, with product MTNLTPNKDSVPTSTEATETLTSPLRCLTGAMISGGMAIALYSLTSSIAQSFAAKPVTSSSTVAHNIAVAVRTLVTGTAALATGVFSLVTVGLVALAIQTVIQRFTKPSSTPSKQ from the coding sequence ATGACTAATCTCACCCCAAATAAAGACTCAGTTCCTACTTCTACCGAAGCAACTGAAACCTTAACCAGTCCACTGCGTTGTTTAACTGGTGCGATGATTTCTGGAGGAATGGCGATCGCTCTTTACTCCCTCACATCCTCAATTGCTCAAAGCTTTGCTGCTAAACCAGTTACATCCAGCAGTACAGTTGCACACAATATTGCTGTTGCTGTTCGCACTTTAGTCACGGGTACGGCAGCTTTAGCAACAGGTGTTTTTAGTTTAGTTACTGTTGGTTTGGTAGCTTTAGCAATCCAAACTGTAATTCAACGCTTCACCAAACCCTCTTCTACACCATCAAAACAATAA